Genomic DNA from Danio rerio strain Tuebingen ecotype United States chromosome 22, GRCz12tu, whole genome shotgun sequence:
TTTTCTTCCACCAGCATCCCATAATGACCTGGCCATTAatctgcaagaagaatggctcaaaatccctcaGGCCACTGTCCACTTCTGTATCTGTCACTCCCAAGACGAATTAATGCTCTATTGCTCAAAAAATGAGGCACTATACAACATACTAATGAATTACTGTGGTCTAAAACCAGATGTTCAGTttttatatagaatataaatactaaaaaaaCTGTAGGAAACTACTTTTTATTAGCACTTGTCTATTATGTAGTAGACAGAATTTTGATGATTTCAAAGCAAACAatcttaaattagtttttttaatgttttttttattagtttattaaattaaagcttcaattatgatatttaaataaatattataatacatataaaatatcatatttagcatttttttagcaTTTACTTGTGTGTTTTGCAGGTGTAGTGGTCTTCATGGCGGCCAGCAGCGTGGTTCCTGGGGACAATCTGCCCGTATATAAGCTGGTGGTGGTGGGCGACGGTGGCGTAGGCAAGAGCGCACTCACTATCCAGTTTTTCCAGAAGATCTTCGTGCCCGATTACGACCCTACCATTGAGGACTCCTACCTCAAGCACACTGAGATCGACGGCCAGTGGGCCATTCTGGACGGTGAGCACAGCCCTGTCAGGCCAGCAGAGGGCAGCTCTAGCCTAACTAATGTATGAACATAAGACACAAAGAATGAATTACCATGTTAGCGTGGCAGAAATGGCAAAATCTTTTTCAGAgcaattaatatttacatttatatgtcTGAATATATCAATCTAAAgttaaattcaaaattattagccctcctttgaatttttttattctttttaaattaaattattttaaaggtgCTTTTCAACAGACAGAGCTTTTTTTtcttaacacattttaaacaatagttttaataactgattgttttttttaggtttaagtcattgtataacagtactGGTTCATTCTGTAGCCAAtggaaaaaaacatttcttaagagggctaataatagtttttaataataaaaaaaagaggtaTAAACTGCGTTTATTCcagacaaactaaaataaatatgagtttctataaaataaagaatattatagaaaatacttttaacatctgttaaacatcacttgggaaatatttaaaaaagaataacaaaTTCTGGTGATTCTGATTCTGGTGTAAAACAATTATTAGTGTAAAACAGATgagaataaaataagaaataaaagaaaacaaaatagtaaaaatgaagaaaacacaGATCTAATATGTTTTTACTGTGCGTGTAGTTCTGGACACAGCCGGGCAGGAGGAGTTCAGTGCGATGAGAGAGCAGTACATGAGGACAGGAGACGGTTTCCTCATCGTCTTCTCCGTCACTGATAAAGCCAGCTTTGAACATGTGGACCGTTTCCATCAGCTCATCCTCAGAGTCAAAGACaggtctgaacacacacacacacacccacaagcTCACACTCATTcgcatacaaatgcacacatgcaGGAAATACTAAGACAGAAAAGAGGAGCGTTTTTTTCGTAATGAGACTATTTTCAGTGATGTTCCCTCTTTAGTGACTAATTTCGTTGTACCACACGGAGAGTAATAAATAATTTGGAACAAGTTACATGTGTCTTCGTTCGTTCACCAGCTGTAACGAATAAAGAAGGGAGTCAACCCCGAAACCAACATTATTTAGCCCTGGAGTAAAAAGTGAATCtcccctgctatctctaacacTACAtagagacagagcaggaaaggtttacacattacattacaattacgtaatttgttggtttaaagatatcagcctaatttagacattggatcgataacgataatcttaaaaacagcatttatcgGCCAATAACAATATGGCCGCCGATATGTcgtgcatccacacacacacaaacagacatacacactcatgcacacacacttacatttaaaaactcATACAGatgcacatgcactcacacattatacacacccagatagaaatactcaaaaatacaaattcgcacacacaattacacaaattcacactcaaacatacaaacacacacagattacaGACTCACACACTTAAACATACATACTCATGTACACACAATCACAAATAAACACTCAAATATtcaaacaatcacacacactcagacacaaaaCACATAAACTCACATTACACTCGCTCTCACAAAACGCATACACGCATATACACACTCAAGCACAATCACATATAAAcgcttgcattgacagttttgcgcttgagcgcctccaagtggtgtttactgtaacttcagcagctctgtgtacgtgaacaaaagtgccgatctgattggtgcagcaaaacaaaaaatgagcaagagctgtgttttttttaaattacgctTTTACACTtgccgttttgcgcgttggtgtgcatgatcacattgacgccctttatttagtcacgaggcgttaaacgtcgatggaaaacgcaagcaaaaaaagCCTCGGTGTGCACAGCCCttaacatataaatacacacgttaCACTAACTCTcgcaaaatgcacacacacataccctcATGCACACTGAGACAAACACAGACATGATTATGCATTacaatacatttctaaaatggCGCTAAAAGCTATGAATCAAATAAAAACTTCTGATCCAGTTTTGGCTATTCGTTTAGACAACGTTTTAGTTAACATTGTTAACGCTAGTTAatagcatagactgtaaaagatatagacgtagtatccgtgacatcacccataCGCAAAAGAAGCGTAGGCGTGTTCACCAGGCGCCATTTCGTTCGCGGGTAATCACACCGATCGGGGGATACCAAACGAAGGCAAAGTGGTGGAGCGTGAGAGGAGCTATACATGCCTGCTGGAATTTTGCTTTGTCCGGCTTTTCtctgggagaaacgcttaatacttcattacctgcgactcattGGTGTTCTggccacatgtgcttggttgtatactatatcaataaagtgtttagacttttaaaaacacaattgtaATGCTTTGAGCAACTAAGCATtattcttatgacgtttttctacaggagaaaaGTGCGAATTACtttcaaaaacttaaaaaatataggctgtgttagtaaatgcaaggctattatTGAAATctaggcataacactgtatgacaacgtttcaaTTCTATAGCTAACAGCTAATCGATctttcagattctggagtgctttacaggtctaaacaaaatgataaataatttggtatataagtataaaatttcactcacctgggacaTGGAGGCCAAgtaaatggtttgtgagcacaattaagtgcacacagcatgccatattttctaataatatttaataataatgtgttttttaaaaattacgcTTTTACACTTGCCGTtttggtgtgcatgatcacattgacgccctttatttagttacgaggcgttaaacgtcgatggaaaacgcaagcaaaaaaagCCTCGGTGTGCACAGCcctaaacatataaatatacacgTTACACTAACTCTcgcaaaatgcacacacacataccctcATGCACACTGAGACAAACAAAGACACACACCACTGATGTTCACTAGTTtcattgtgtgtttgtgctgtagaGAGTCGTTTCCTATGGTTCTGGTGGCCAATAAAGTGGACCTGGTGCATTTACGCAAGATCACAAGTGAGCAGGGCCGAGAGATGGCCTCCAAACACAGTGTGAGTCAAACACTTCAGCATATACATTCCTCTTCCACAGATGGACGGGACAGCGAAAACGTTACCAGATATCATGATATTATTGGGTAATATTGTTTGTCCAACCCACAAGGCCTTGATAACATCAGCAGGAAAGTGATTTGACTATAGGAAACCTTCtctttatattatacatttcattacatttctttatttttattattgttatgatattgttgttattaatttgattgtttttgaataatgcaaacaaataaatagtacTGCATATCACTGTTCAATtttccattttaattttaatatctacattaatattttattacattattattgtactgtttttgtatttataataactacaaattttattataaaattttttaactattatttaaaaagttgtattattatatttttattgtacttttaaaaaaaattgcagacTAATTAGCAATGCAGGTAATTTGTTCACATTAGGAGCAACAATGATtataatttacatttgttttaaatattgtgtgtCACATTTACTATTAATCCTATTTGCTATTATAACTGTTCTATATTATGTCTTCAACCCAGATCACGTATATCGAGACGAGTGCGAAAGATCCACCAATGAATGTAGACAAAGCCTTTCACGAGCTGGTCAGAGTCATACGGTGAGTCCGGTTTTACCACTGCACCCCTACGTATGCTACAAACTGTTAGCACTTCGACTCATCCCAAAAGTTTTTCGATCTCCACTTCCAGTCAGCAGATCCCGGAACGGGGCCTGAAGAAAAAGCGGAAAGGCAAATGGCGAGCGGACAGACCTTCGGCTTCCCAGAGGCTGCACTGCGTCTTACTGTGAGCGCAAACCCTCTATCTCTGGGCGTCAACGCCGCGATGACCACATCCTGACtgttaaaacaaacacacacacacatcataataTCCAGGAAGTAGAGAAAATACAGCCTGAGCATTCCACTATTTTACGACAGAATTTTGAATTTTTCAAAATtccggaaaaaaaaaatgtataaaaatgtggAATTTCAGGCCGTTTTAGTTTGATTTTCTTGATCCGTCAGGATTCTTGCGCTGTTCACTCTCGTATCCTCTCAGAGAACAATTCAGAGACACACTTTCTGAGGCCTTGTTTTGTATAGTGtttctatatatttattgtgCCGATTTCTATATTGTTACGTGATTGTTAATACAGCGAAAAGGCTTCGGAATAATCTGTATGGGTCAGAAATGCACAACtggtatataaacacacacacatctgtatgTAGATGTAGAAGTCTTCGAAAAAGGGGGCGGAGCAAATTCTGGTTACCATAGATACCACAATGTTATGATTATGCATTACAATACATTTCTAAAACGGCACTAAAAGctagaaacaaataaaaacttttgaTCCAATTTTGGCTATTCGTTTAGACAACGTTTTAGTTAACATTGTTAACGCTAGTTAatagcatagactgtaaaagatatggacgtagtatccgtgacatcacccataCGCAAAAGAAGCGTAGGCGTGTTCACCAGGCACCATTTCGTTCGCGGGTAATCACACCGATCGGGGGATACCAAACGAGGGCAAAGTGGTGGAGCGTGAGAGGAGCTATACATGCCTGCTGGAATTTTGCTTTGAccggcttttctttgggagaaacgcttaatacttcattacctgcgactcattGGTGTTCTggccacatgtgcttggttgtatactatatcaataaagtgtttagacttttaaaaacacaattgtaATGCTTTGAGcaactaagcattgttcttatgacgtttttctaaaGGAGTAAAGTGCGAATTACTTTCAAAAACCTAAAATATAggctgtgttagtaaatgcaaggctatttatgaaatctaggcacaacactgtatgacaacgtttcagttctatagcctacagctaatcgaTCTTTCAGATTCTGGAGTGATTTACAGGTctaaacaaaattataaatgataaatgattttaaatcaaataaatacatttatagatttgGTATATAAGTATAAAATTTTACTCACCTGGGACATGGAGGCCAAgtaaatggtttgtgagcacaattaagtgcacacagcatgccatttCATATAATAATTGTAGGAAAGAATCCCAAaaagcaattgactgtgtaaagccacataaaacaaaacaaaaatacgatgtatatgccaATTTCAGTGGTTAATCAGCCAGAATGACATGACGGCGATAAGCGAGACCTAGCtttcactcaagtggccacgcccttaattatgctgACTTAATATaactgaataaaaatgaaatgcatgaaaaaattcactcccctcacagttgtcatgaacaGTAATATAAGCAATATgaaccaaaaccatcttttgtaccaggttgttaacatgtttctatcagctgtaaaattggccaatttagcattgcagtcagtgGACATCCGGAGTTTATGGAGCCAGCCACCAAAGGCGAGTCagtgaattgcagtttcagttacttccgtattggcttcacgagggagagcgggaggttgtcgCTTGGTTAATAGTTAACGCTTTTTTTTGAAAAACTGTGAATCTATTCGCAAGTGTATTACGTGTTCACTTTATAGTCATGAGTGTGTACTCTACAGCCAAAAAACAATGGTGACTAAAAGACTATTTGTGGAGGCATATAGTGTTTCTTTACTAAATGACAATGCGACAATGCGTGGTGTAAACAATacacatttatttgttatttccgCTGAATGtattcacaaacatttttgtttCTACACAATTTTTCTGTTTAACTCTTTgttgtgttttaatattttttactttaaaactgaaAACAATCTATTCTCTCTCGATTTTCTGCTTATAAACAAATGGGTAACTATGGTAACCCGGATTGCATTTTCTGCCGCTAAACCAAACCCCCGATTTCTGATCGTATCCATAAACACTTTCAGACAGATTGATGACGTTATGTAAGCTCAACTTTAATGATATTTATTGTTATTCTATGATCTGTAAGTTGATCATAGATCAGGACCATCACGATGAAAGTTTTGTACATTTAATGCCTGAATTACGTTGCCATAAAACTGATTTGATCAGTAATTGCACAAAAAATAATGTTACAGTGTTACATTGTGTCTCTGATGCTTCTGTTATACAGTTACAATGTAATCTTCTACATTGTGACATCATAGATCGGTTTGAACTTgtgttgtcatttatttttttctcgtcTTGAATGCATCGTCACTTTACTTTGAATGTGTTTGGGCTTGTTTTGAAGTTCTCATCGATGTTTTGAATGTATCGTTTGTTGCTCTTTTCGCCAGTTTTGCTTTTGGATGTTTCGAAAAGGTCCAGCTTTAGTGTTTAGCAAATTAAAAGGAACATTGTCCAAGTAGCCGGTTCAGGCTGCCTCCTTCGTTTTGTGGTTGTGATTTTCTTACAGTATGTGTTACTTTAATCTTACGAAAGCagatctgttttgttttaaaaactggACGTCCTTCTGACATTTCTGACTTTGTTTGGAAAAACTTGGTGCAAATTTTTGTGGTTCAGTTATTActggatttcttttttaaataatttattatacaaaTTCTATGTATTCTGTGACCATGTTTGTATGAAGACGATTAAGGCCAAAAACTGCTTTGAAAAAGAAGGGAATTTTTGCATCAAGAATATTGTAAGAGTTTGTAAAATGGAATATaaacatattataataaaaatctaataaaccaATCAATTTTGTGAgtgatattttcattttattcatttaaaatctgCATTAATTCAGTGGTTCAATATCCAACATTCTAAGCTTCTAgaatcaatggtctcaaactcaattcctggagggccgcagctctgcatagtttagctccaaccacctccgaCTCACACCTGCTTATTGGTCTCTAGAAGTTTTGAAtaacttgattagttggatcatctgtgtttgattagagtcaGAGCAAAACTGCAGTGTTTTTCTCCAACCCTTAGATGATGTAGAACATctatggccctccaggaattgagtttgagacctatgaacGTGTTTTTCAACCacattcctgaaggaccaccagcactgcatgttttgaatgtcttctttgtctgtcaaacccattacaggtctttcagtctctgctgatgattctgaatcaggtgtgtttgtttaaggAGACATGCAAAATGCGAACTGATCTAGAAACAACCTAGCGAACCTTGTGGTAATGCGCTAGCAACTGCATCATAGCATCATACCAACTTCCAAGCAACTATCCTAAATACCACAGCAACTTTCTAGCAACTACTGTACCTTTTACAGTTAGTGAGAATAGCCGAACAACACACCTTTGCAACCGCTATGAATACTAACAACCACCCCAAATACCATAGCAACAACtcaaaatcaaccaaccaatcaatcaatcaatcaatcaatcaatcaatcaatcaatcagtcagtctgtatgtctgtctgtctatctgacaGACTGTATAGCCTTCAAAATCTTCAACTTCTTCAAAGATCTTCAAATTTCTAAACttcaaaatgtgtttaaaaacttTATTCATTAAGATTTCCTGctttaaaaaactgcttaaaccagcctaggctgcttGGCTAATTTTAGCTGGTGGACCAGCTTGGTTTTAGAGAAGTTTGGGGCATTTttaggctggttttcagccatttacagcctggtctttgctggtcaggctggaaaatgactagctaaaacctgcttgaccagcctggtttaagttggacatagctggtttaagctggtcatcttTCAACCTGACCAGCAAAGGCCAGCTGCTAAtggccaaaacacctctaaaaccaggctggtccacCCCCTAAAACCAATCAACCAGCCTGCtggttaagctgttttttttagcagggttaaTAATCATTATTCAAGTTACTGACAGTAACTTAACCTGTGAATGATAAAATTCAACAACAGTAAATGTAACTTAGCTTCGTTCATAGCACCACCATGACGTTTTGCTCATGTTTTGCCTTTCCATCCACACGATGGCGCTAATGACCAGGACTCAGCGAGCAAAAACGACGACTGGCAACGTGTAtaggtaaatataaaacatttacccCAATTTTGTTGACGGGATCTGCTGCGGACACATAATTCAGGTACAGTTTCATAAACGTTTCATAAATCTTATCTTTAAAGCTGAACAGTATCAaagtaataatttcattaaatgaacattataaacaacaaataaaacaataggcCCATTAAGCGTTCCTATTAAAATACTTCAGTTTACGACGTAAGAacaaagaaaacacatttaaagacGTTTATCTAGCGTGAGAGGAAATCAATCCTCATATGAAAAAAcactaataaattatattaagtattatgttttaaaccatactatagtaaagtgcttGAATGTTCAATAGTAACACAACATCCAGTGTAGACCTAATAAACAAATGACCAAATAGTGTAGTTTTCTAGCCTGTAGGGTACTATATTCCACAGATTACTGCAGTACAAACTACATTTTGCTAGAGTATTTAGGTCTGTCACCAtatctattatttgttgtttgatatattgcaccaaaacatATTGCGATAAACGATTTCATTGTAATTTTAacatcattatataatgccaaaatgacaatataatagcattATAATGCAAGCACACTCTTCCaaagaaaatataatttattcttaagaatatttcatttaatttatagtcattttaacaattttataaTAAGGCATtgaaatcagaatgtgaaaacgcatatcctaaacaaataaatcataaatgttaacaaaaaagtgcaaagtAAAAGCTAAATGAGGCTgtaatatctgctaccagatcttttcagttttcagttgtcagacaatcacatgaaaatatactatagtaatttatagtaaatactagtgtgtttttttttttaccatactgacactgacgaCTCCAGTAAAGATCGAAAGGTTGCACAATCACCTAAAATGTTGCTAcaattggtttttatgtatgggctATACAGTGTATATTGCATAACCAAAACGATAAAGGTCATGTCCATGTAATGAGCAATAAATCGATATAttaattattgtgacaggcccaACAGTATTTCTGCAGTTTACTATAGTTAATACTAAAGTATGCATTAATTTacagagttgtaaatatatacagtagctATAATATGCTTTATTATGTATGTTTAGAATCActgtattataattataaattactttagtTTTTTCATGATTGCATGAAGCACATAGTGTCTACGCATACTATAATTCATATAATTTTTGTTATGAAGGTATTAAC
This window encodes:
- the mrasb gene encoding ras-related protein M-Ras, giving the protein MAASSVVPGDNLPVYKLVVVGDGGVGKSALTIQFFQKIFVPDYDPTIEDSYLKHTEIDGQWAILDVLDTAGQEEFSAMREQYMRTGDGFLIVFSVTDKASFEHVDRFHQLILRVKDRESFPMVLVANKVDLVHLRKITSEQGREMASKHSITYIETSAKDPPMNVDKAFHELVRVIRQQIPERGLKKKRKGKWRADRPSASQRLHCVLL